The sequence TTTTGATGTTCTTGAAACAGGCTTCTGAATCCTAGCACATTTGCAGGATGGTTTGGACGATCCCTTTTTCATGTGAGTGCTCATCCTTTCAATCTCTTTAGTAATCTCAACTAAGCACCCATTTGGGTCTGCTTCTCTAGAAAGCACTTCTCATAATCGGTTCAGCTAGAAGTGCCTTTTATTAGAAACACGTTGAGTTTTATTGAAAATCAAAGTGCTTCCTGCAAAAGCACCTGGAAATTTCTTTGATgacccaaaagcacttttaagtttttatgCCAAACATGGTCAAAAGCGCTTTTGGTTCTCAAAATACACTTTAAGCCCTTCATGGAGGAGTCACAAACAGGCCCTAAATGTGGGTGTTAGTAATAGATAGATGAAGCTCGCTGTTACTTGTTAAAGTTCATGGAAAACCATCAGACTTTCcttgtttaataaaaaaaaaggtcgtacccagtgcacaaggctcccgctttacgcagggtctgggagaggtgaatgtcggctagccttacccccatttatggagaggctgctcccaagtctcgaacccgagacctaccgctcatgggcgaaggcacttgccatcgcaccaagtgcgaccaaAAATGTTAGATGTACCAGTTAGACTCCAAAGCCAATTTATCGTCTGAGAAGTGAATCTCAAGAGATTCTTCTATAGAACTGGTCGTGGTCCCTTTTGGTCTGAATAGTTTTGTTGGCAAACACTTTTTAGATTTTCCATCTTGATGACTGCGTGCATGTGGTAAGTGATGGTGGGGATGCACTGGTTAAGATGCATTTTCTAATTGGTTATTCAAGTTATCTCATAGATTACGGGGGCGCATGAATGAAAGGGctttttatttctcaaaacAACTTTAGTTCTGCTCTGGTCTAGATTTTCTCCCTGTTACTTCTCTCCATCAATTCTAATACCAGGTTTGGTTTCCAGGCAATTATTGTGTTTGTGATTAGCATACATGCCTATGCCTATGAAAAAAGTGAAATGGAGGAGATTTCAATGGTTGCTCTCTCCGGATGTATTTGGTTGCAAGCTTTTGTTATGGCATTAGAGACAAAGTAAGTGTTATCATACTTGGCTTTCGTATAGCTTTTACTGTTTCCAAGTAATTACTAGAGAAAAATATACACTTCCTTTGCAATCACGGTGTGACTTGCTTGGTAATTATTATATAAGTGTTCTCATCCCTTGTTTAATAGAATTAAATAAAACTCGAgagaaaaaatgtttttgatttttttctgaCTACCTGTTTTTGTTTGCTTTGTGCAGTTCCTTTACACTATTGCAACATCTTGCTATATGGGGAAATTTAGCTGCCTTCTATATCATCAACTGGATCTTCAGTGCCATTCCATCATCGGGAATGTATACAATAATGTTTCGCTTGTGTAGACAGCCATCTTATTGGATGACAATATTGGTAAATTTCCGTTCTCCATTCTTTGCAGTTATTTTTTCAGTGTGGCTTCCTTCTAAATATCATCATCATTGATTTCTCGGTAGGGAAATCATGTTGAATAGGTGTTACGCACCGCTACGAACCACCAAATGGTTCGCAGAACAGTACATGATGTTGTATTAGTTTAGTGGTTTCTTTTGGGTTATACAGAATCACCAAATGGTCTACTGAGAGATGAAACATTCGTCGCTCAGTAATCTTGTATTATCCAACGGATGATTTAATTTTTCCGTTCATGTTCTTTTCTAAATCAAGAATGGAGGGCCAGAATATGGCACTGGAGAGGAACGAGACGATATGTACACTTGGTGATACTGATGGGAACTTTTTGTGCATTGCAGCTCATAGTTGGAGCCGGGATGGGTCCGATTCTTGCTCTGAAGTACTTCAGGTATACGTACAGGCCAAGCAAAATCAATACGCTTCAGCAGGCGGAACGATTGGGTGGTCCTATCCTGTCTATTGGGAGCATTGAGCCACAACCCAGAACCATTGAAAAAGATGTTTCTCCATTATCAATAACTCAACCCAAGAACAGAAATCCAATTTTTGAGCCTCTACTATCAGATACACCAAATTCAACTAGAAGGTCTTTCGGTTCAGGCGCACCTTTCGATTTCTTTCAGTCCCAGTCGAGGTTGTCTACATCGAATTACGCAAGAAATTGTAAGGACAACTGAGTCGTACAATTCTCTAGCAGCATTTAACCAACTGAACCCATTGTACGTGCCGACGGTGCCGTGGTTGAACTGTCATTGTATGTAGCAGGTATAGGCTGTCGGTATACATGGCTTAAATTCAATCATCGTATGCGTTTTCCTTTTTAATggtaaagaaaatgataattCAATTACTGCAAATCATGAGTGCCAAAAATTCCATGTGAATAAATATAATTGCAGATGCTAGAAGTGTTTGGTACTTTGAGCTAGGattgttttgttttaactttgtcgGCAAGGCAAACGCATTTCCTTgtatttgaaaaatattaatttaaaaaacaaattaactatTATTAAGGGGAGGAGAGAGTTTGAAACTATCACATTAATTTAGGGAAATCGGGGAATTTCAAATCAAGAATGTATGAATAGAAGCTCAATATCTTATCTATTAGGATATTGAACCACATGCAATTGGAAGGATATTAACAGAAAATGATCATTGTCAGATCCTTTTCCTAGTGTTTCTGTGATCTCACCATTTCAGCATATATCATAcagtcaaaaattattttaaaatttaaaattaaatatgaatagtatttaacgaaaactgaccacacGATATACAATAAATGGATGAGATCACGGGATCTTATTCCGAAATTAACAATGTTACAATGGACAAAGCCACCTTGGGCTCATAGGGCGGATGCCCccactcttttgtttttgttttaagttttggTTGTGGTTGTGTTTGTGAAAAATGTACTCTTTCAGTTGTTTGTGATAGTAGCATTAACTCTTCCATATGCTACTTCCATTGTTGAAAGAGCATTTTCGGCCAAGAAATTTATAAAGATAGATTATGAAAATGTAAGGaagatcaatggatgaatgatAATATGGTTACTGTTATAGAGAGCAATATTTGATGGTATTGGTAATAAGGTTGTCGTTTAATGCTtgaaacataaaaacgcatcaataaatattgtaatatgtTGTATGAAAAACCTTATGGATTAAGTTTGTTTTTTAGTACATTCTTGAGCTTTTTAATTCGTGACTTTGTTGTTTGAGGATGCCTCCATCCATACACATCTCTAACTTCATCTCTGGTTGTAACTGCAACAATTTTATGAATTTCaagagaaacaaagaaaattcataaaaatttatcATTTGACCAGAAATCAGAGAAAACACAATTGCCAATTACATTTATATTTTAAAGTGGATGGAGCGATAATATAATGGGGTGAGTTTAGCACCACTCAAAAAAtacaaggtgaaagaagatCTACAATCATTCACGtatttgttttaataattttcCAGATGTTATCTTATTTTAGAAACTACGACTGATCTCTTTTCTAATGTTTCCTCAGTttgaaagaaggaaaaaaacaaaaaaaaaagaagaaaaaaaaagaaaaaaaagaaaagaaaaaaaagaaaagaaaaagacatcCTTATTTACTTGCAAAATGCAATGCATGAGTTCACAAAGTTTGATCTAtcccaaggtctaaaatatcgatattatcccaatATTTTCATCttaatttccgtgtttttagactgccgatatttctgatatcatcgatattttagactttaataggaactctatgtggtactaagtcactcatatatctttccatgcaatgtataaagtgtaaaatattgtactaattcattatatataaatgattatggtgtgtttaaacttatttcattaattactacatattttctacacttacaatgtttgacagctcgctatataatcaacttaaatcagttaaatccatcatgcaatgcattccttccaatttttttgtgataaactaatagataattaactaaataaacatcctacaaagttttaataaaaatttctaagtttttcttacaatttccttggtttttattcaatttttattgatatcgataatatcctgatattttcatcaaaatttttgtatttttaaattaccgatatttccgatatcatcgatattttaaattttaatctgtCCATATCATCTGCATGAACGTCAGAAGATTCACCATAAAAGTTTCTGCCTCTGTAGACAAATTAATCGATAAACACCACAAGGGGCCTATacaaaaatgtacccatttacAGGTGTCAGCCATACGTATTACCTAATAAATTCTGTCACGAGCATTCCTCATGCCTGATGGGCATGGCACGGGCTTTTGTCCCCAAAcctaaatttaacaaaaaaaaaaaaaaaaaaaaaaaactatcctCTTTCCATTTGTATGACAATTTGCTCCTTCACTTgcaatttttattcttttttttttttgttctgaaagaattttttttatttaaaagaaataaagaagaaaaattatagttttgctttgatagttttttttttttaaatagaataGCTTtattttaaaatcctaattagaAATGAGTATTTTTAGAATTATATGAATAATTCACCTTCTTGCCTTCTGGCTTCATCTATATAAATAGATAGATCAAATGAAAATTGAGATTGGGGCATCAACACATGTAAAAAACTTAGATAAAACGACATTACTCTATCACGTAATGTTGACTTTCAACTCAATAATACAACGCTATGCTAAAAAAGTTTTACACATAACATTGCATATGAGACTAGACCAAAGTGCTACAACAACGATGAATTCGTTTTATGTAATGCAGATATCGTCATTTGATTGCAGCATGGGCTGCTCCCCCACCCGCCCCACACcatttgtattatttttaaGTCGTATCTGACAAATCATCACCTAAATCACGCATTGCATAATTTGCATCGCACCTAGTCAGTACGCAGCCAAGAAAAGGGCGTTGCATTTGTTTTCCTTTGCATTTCGTTTTCTTTTAGGTACAGACTACAGAGACTCATAGGGGATTTCCCTACCATTACCATATATCCCAGCTGTCTTTCAGATAAGTATCCCTCCTAGGGAGCATATAGAATAGAGTGTGCTAGTACATCCATCGTTCCCTCGATCTACTTTTGATGAATAACGTTATTAAGATTCTCATGCTCTAagtgatcattttttttttacacacaaTGGCGTTACTGAATTAAATAGTTAATTGTTAGGGAGGAGGAGAATCTATGAAGATTGAACTCGCACCATAGTGCATAAGCATGATTACTTTCTGCCACAGCGATAAAGCTTTATATGTTTTATGTGACGATTTAGTAATTGACTTCCATGCTACTCACAATATTCATGGCCGTTTCGTTGTGATATGTGATCCGTTGAATAAATGCACAATAGAAACTATAAATCTTATCCCAAAAAAGTTgtagttaattttgttttactttcCTTTGTTAATTGTTCTTCTAGTTAGTATGTAAATGGTGGTATAATTCAAACTTTGTCAAACActtgtaaaataaataatattaacgTGGAAGTGGAACACAAGTTAATAGTAGAAGGGatcatatgtattcaaatatcGAAGGACAACATTTGTTTCAAAGTAAGCTTATTTAAATGACACTTGTAGCTACTTAATACTAtgatctagtggtatttctctttacttgtaagtgagaggtcttaggttcaaatctcgctaaaaactaatttgaaccacattattgttaacccATGGAGAGACTAAGCTCATCCCCCTTCCCCTTAATTACATTAAGTGGTTACATTAAATGGTTATCTTATCGTGTTCGGCTATTTTTTCTTTACCAGTAATTGGATGTGTTAATGAAAAAGAATTTGTCCCATTTTTTTAAGGATGACTTATGCATGATGGCAAAATATAGATAATTTGAATCATTAAAAGAAGTTACGTAGAACCCTACGAAGTGTTCCTCGAATTAGTTTATTTGAAGGACTCtccaagaaaagaaagagatggTATAGATATGAAATTGTTAATTTGGTACAAAGAAGTTCAGTttggaaaaaaatttcattatgacCAGAACATAGTTTGGTACATcacgtatttttatataagtggtgagaaattttattttttaagttattaactatttaacacacatatcccacccaTTTGTATAGTAACACGTAATGTACCGCTCTGTGTtccggtcacattgaaaaatctcaatTCAGTTTGAATGTTGAGAGACTTGAGAGTACATTGAGAAAATAAAggaccttgcatgtgcttataataAGTAATCATATTGCTTCTTGTATTTCCAATTTATTTATGATCGAACTTCAACTTCTTCGGATACCATAAAATAAATCACTATTTTATTAACTTCTTGactttgagaatatatatgcaAGTCGTCGTTGGTTGGTATGAGTAGTACGTAGTTTTGGATCAAAAGGGAAATTAAGGGTGTATGCCTTGTGCTGTGCTTGCAACCCCTTGTTCCCATCAATGTTATCTTATCAGGTGACTAACAAATCAACGTGTTTGTATTATTTGGATGAATGAAAATCCAAAATCAAGCCAGAAACGAACACTGCTGCATGTCTGCCACGTAGCTAATCAAGATTTTCCATGCCACCTATGGGCAGAAAGTTCTCACGAGACAATAGTATCACAAACATGATTTTCAAACCCTATCGTCTTGGCTGATTAGGTTTTGACACGCAAATATCAATTGTAGGCAGAAGATtaatcaaatttaattaaatagaacttgtgaaatAGAACTGCATAATATATAGATGTATATGAATATATTGATTGATAATTCTTCTCCAAAGCATTTCAATATCAAATAGATACATGAAATTAACAACGTCATCAACTCATCAGCTAATTATAAATACACTCGGCCTCCGacttcagaaaagaaaaaacatctccaacaaagaaattaacaacaattgataattgaaaaaaataaacagaaaataatGACAACAATTAATAATGTACGGCTCAATCCCGTATGCATACGCGTACGTACGTACGTACGGCTGGTGAAGCATGCAATATATACAGTTGGCCTGGGAATGGGATGGACAGATACGATGgccatccatccatccatcttTTATTAAGTTGGATCTCGTCCGTCCGTCCGTCCTTCACATCACACGATGATGATCATCTAGCTTCCAAATCATGGCAGTCAGAGAGTTACCAAAGTCCTTTACATCAAGAGGTCATTAACCCAGCCAAGATCCGGGTCCGAGTCAGCGGCTGAGGTAAACCCTCCTCCGTTAATGATCTCGTTATTTTTTATGGGCATATTGGTATCACGATCAAAACCCAACAAGCTTCCATTTCTTGATGACCAATTTTCATCCCCGTCAAAAAAATTGATCCCGCGTCCTTTTCCGCCTCCAAATGGTTGGCTTGGGCTCGGAGTGGACGGTGAAAGAATAAActgttgttgctgctgctgcagaTCGTCATCAGCAGCAGCATAATTCATATTCACATCAAATGAAATGTCGACCCACCTCTTCTGAGAAGCAGCAGCGGCAGCGGCAGCTTCATGGAATTTCATGGCCTCCAAGGAGCTCATGAGCTCAGCAACCACTTCGTTGTAGCTCATCAACCCACCTGTGCTTGCATGCACCTGATCCAAACACCCCAACCCTAACCCACCACAGGGAGACATAACTGGCGAATTATGAAACTCGTCCACCGACGAGCAGTGTTTAGCTGCTGGCGACACAGGCGGCGACAAATGATGAGACATACCGTCCAACAGAGTCGAAGTTGGAGACGACGTCGCCGCCGCTGAATGACAGAACAAACAGCAGTACTGTTTATTGTTGTTCGAACAGGAACGGGGCGACCCCACCGATGAGTTGTTCAGGTGGTACTTCTTGGAACCAGCCATGGGGGAAAGCACCTGATCCGCCGGCAAAACCCTAAGCTGACGTGGCGTGTGCGCAAAGAAGCACACCTTCCTCTTGCAGTTCTTCCCGTCTTTGCAAGCCTCAGTTCTATACCTCGCCGGGTGCAGCCAGCACTCAAAGACTCCGTGCGAAAATTCACAGCTGTCGCCGCGGCTGCATGATCCACGCCGATAGTCCGCGCACACGGTGCCTGAGTAGTGATGGCGGCGCGGGTCCCGCCGGCGAGCCTTCTCTCCGGGGTGGGCGAAAGGGCAGTCAGTCCAGTCGTGGCTGCGGCTGCGGGTGCACCGGCGGACCTTGAACTCAAACATGCGGAAGTGGTCGGAGGAGTAGGGATCGACCTCGTCGTCATCAGAGCCGGTGTTGCAGGGGAGGAATTTGCGGACGAGGGCCTCGTCAGCGGAGGAGAAGCGCGGGGATCCGCAGTCAGCTGCGGCGTACATGTCAGAAGAGGGAAATTCTTGGGGGCTGCGGCGGGTGAGGAGCTTCCTCGGTGGGATGTCAGTGTTGCTGTCCCTGAGGAGGGTTTTCTTGAATGATTGGAGCTGGTGGGAGGGGTGGAAATTGTGCTGCTCGTCGCAAACACTACTCATCTCTGATTGATATGATGGATGCAAACCCTAACTAATTAACAATGATAACAATATTAACGTGTGTATAAACCAAATTGATTCACTAGCTATAGAGagagtggtggtggtgttgaTGAGAGGGGAACAAGAGGGTGGATTATATAGGTGGTTGAGGGAGAGAAgcttagtgagagagagagagggatgatCGATGACGAGGACAGAGAAAGGGGGATGGGCAGAGAGATGCGTGGCTGCATAGCATTAGGGTTGGGCATGCAAAAAGGGTATGTGGCAGCTTCACAATTCACTTGGCACGCAATAACTTGGCTATGTGTTTGCTTAGTGGAGCATCTCCGTTTTCTCACAACATGTTTTTGGATTCAATAATGCTATTCTTACAATGTTTTTTACCACAATTTTATATCATTTTAGGTGACATCTGATGTGGATAACCACgtcatttaaattaattaacatttaatttCCATTAAAAAACTATTTAATTAATCAAGAACTAATAAAAACATGGTTAAttaagagaaatttttagttgtgatgagAACACGAGTGGTATACCACgtgttttatgtaaatggtgggaaattttatttttaagttactaactttttaacacacacatatctcaccatttatataacaacacgtgatgtactatcCCATGGACAGTCACACTGAAAAAATCTCTCGTTAATTAAATAATGATTGTAGTATACGAGAAGTCTCATTTTTCCTTCCCCTttcaattcttcttcttcctttccatTTCTTTCTCACGCcagtttatttattaatttctgtTGATTTCCATGATTATGATCAAGTTTTATAGAATTCACTCATATATCACAATTACCATATATTGATTTCTATCTCCACCTCATTCCACTTCAAGTATTTCAGTCTCCAATCTTCATTGGTCCACCATGGCTATTCAtctcatgattttttttgtcttcttttcaaaaaaaaaaaattgtggtttAAAAGAAggatttcatttgattattattGAATAACGCATATTATTTCATGAGAATTAGGAGTCaaaatcaaatttatttatCGGATTAGGGTTCATACCCAATTAAGTTATTAATGCTAGTGGGAGAGTTGAAGTCTgcaattttccttattttaatattttaattaataagaaaattgaaattgaaattgaaattaaatgatgtggctTGTCCAATTCACCTGCCAcctaaaatgataaataaatgtggtataaaattgtggtaagaatagcattactcttttaGATTTGGTTTCAGAAGCCTAAACCTATTACATTACATGCACATAAATAGGTGTTAAAGTTGTATATTATTTCTTAAAAACTGTGACGACCCGTCTcgaattaaaatatattttatcctCGAGTCCGTGAAAATAACTATTTTGCCCTCGTGGGTCTTGTGACGTGGATGTATGTATATAgtctttaattatttttccaTTGACGTGATTAAGTTGTATTCGGCGTAACGAGATCGTGGATGCAAGTTAGGGCCGAGTCGGGTATGTAGAGAAAATGTTATGATGAAATAAGGGAAAATGGATTGGTTCTTTTAGTTTGATCCAATTGCATGGATCTTGGGTTTGGTGGCCCAATCAAGGCTTGACGTTGTTTTAGGTGGCCAACCCCGTAAGctactctcacacacacacacgtgcaaccttgttctttctttctttctatctctctctcaaaaaTTCTTTCCGTCCGTACGATCCGATTCTTCCAGCCTTCAAACACCATCAAACACCCACGAATCGAGTGAGTGGAGGTCACCATCATCTTCCTTGTGACTCCATGAGTCTAGTGACACTTTTGGGATGAAGAACAGTTCACGGGAACCCAAGAACTTAGAAGCTCTGGCGGAGTACCCTGTTTCCCCGACGTGATCATCGAGGTTTTACTTGTTTTTGAAACTTAGAAAGGTATTAATACAACTCCTTTAGTGTTTTAGACTAATTTTGGTTAAGTTTGGATATCGAAATAAGCTCGACTGTGGGTTTCCAGGTTTAGCCGGAATTTTGAGGAATTTTCCGACAACTTCTCGTCGGTTTTAGGACCTCTAAAAGGTAAGAACATGTTCTACACTTTCAAGGCTTCAAATCCATGTAAAATTTgtggaatttggttgaaaaacatAGAAGATATTGAAGTTTTACAATTTTTCCAGTTTTCTGCGACGCACCGGCAATCGGCAATGGAATCCGGTGAACCAccagagaaggaagaggaatattccgttaacggCGATAAAGATTCCGTCAGTGTGCCAGGCCTGTGTCTGTGTGTGGCCGTCGCATgcggccgtgccttggccggcgcgtgagGGCACGTGGGACAtcgaaaaattattctaaaaatatagggatgcTCGTAGTGTTGAGTAGGCCACAATGGTATttcaaacaccccaattgagcaacgtatgagaagttattacacaGTTTTGGTTATATActtaaaattaacgttaaaataatggtttcacatataggtgagacgtttcCGGAAGACGAGCGCAGCCAGGcgagactcgggggttacgatcTAGCTACATACctgtgagtgggcttttgattttctatatatacgtatatatgctttgtgttttcccagaaatttgttttaaaaggagttatgactttaaatgccatgtcaaattcattatgctttaaagtatgcattagtatagatatgcatattGTTGCTTGATGTTGTGGACGCCcaggtaagcttcaagtgagtaTATATTGATGATAGTGGATGCATTGTTTGTGGTTATAcgtagatgcatttagagctcattatcctgcacctaGGTGCTAGTGCTCCTGcctgtggccagggcacagttcttcacgtgatgttcacctcccacactgtacgctcaccttggatccaagttaggtgcatagccctgtcgtacaaaccacattaggtggttccgacttgtaggtgacctgCGATTATTCGCATAGTaacacttgagcgtacttatttgcACCCAGCCCTGTTGTatagaccacaataggtggtccaactcgtgtgcaggtatacttgatgagctataggttcagccgtacatgtcacattagATGACTCGGCTGACATATCATTATTATATTGCTGGTGCTTCTTACAGAAAGCACATTAAGTATTTTTCTAGACTTTACTTGACATTTTTGCTAATAATtgatttcaaaaacatttttatcaaatttttttttaaccatttTAAAAGGACTTACAAAGAAACCCTACATACAAATTCGTTCAAATGAGAATCAATGCAGGATTAAACCAGTCTTATAATCATGACGCTATAGCTGAACATTAAAAAAATACCAACGCACAGTGTACGATAATTTTCACGATGTAAaactaaaggaaaactaatgaaaatggcttgaaacgTTGAGTTTCAATGATAAgggcaaaataaagggtaaaatgaatagtaccaggtttgactttttagtgtaaaaatgtgattttttgttaaagtgaacagtaccgtgagtttttcgttaaaactccctaaaactAAACCCCTCCTCTGGAGAAAATTTTCGGGCACTTTGCTAGTCAGAAACAAATCCACTATaagccaaacaaatacaaaatacTAATTGTTGACAGAAACTAATTTTACCAGAAACTAATTTTACAAGACATAGATATGTCCTTCACGCCCATGCTACGCTTGCGAGTTAAACTAATTTTaccagaaatttttttttttggtacaagGGTATATTTACAATACAGATGGAGGGAATAAATTGGTATCGAACTCATCATTCACAAATTCGATTCAAGAATTTCTTAGTTACAAACAATAACAAAATATCACTTAATTATAGTACTAAATAGTGGCAACATCGTATTACTGAAGAGGGAGAAATGACATTTAACAATGTTCGaacaataaaaaaactaaaacaatcTTGTGAATGAAATACCAATCACAAGGCCCAATAAAGACAAATGAACACAACCCAAGCCCAAATTAGTAAACTTGAACAAGAAGccgaaaaaaaataacaaagggTAGCAAGCAG is a genomic window of Malus domestica chromosome 09, GDT2T_hap1 containing:
- the LOC103444439 gene encoding zinc finger CCCH domain-containing protein 2 (The RefSeq protein has 5 substitutions, 1 non-frameshifting indel compared to this genomic sequence) encodes the protein MSSVCDEQHNFHPSHQLQSFKKTLLRDSNTDFPPRKLLTRRIPQEFPSSDMYAAADRGSPRFSSADEALVRKFLPCNTGSDDSDDDEVDPYSSDHFRMFEFKVRRCTRSRSHDWTDCPFAHPGEKARRRDPRRHHYSGTVCADYRRGSCSRGDSCEFSHGVFECWLHPARYRTEACKDGKNCKRKVCFFAHTPRQLRVLPADQVLSPMAGSKKYHLNNSSVGSPRSCSNNNKQYCCLFCHSAAATSSPTSTLLGGMSHHLSPPVSPAAKHCSSVDEFHNSPVMSPCGGLGLGCLDQVHASTGGLMSYNEVVAELMSSLEAMKFHEAAAAAAASQKRWVDISFDVNMNYAAADDDLQQQQQQFILSPSTPSPSQPFGGGKGRGINFFDGDENWSSRNGSLLGFDRDTNMPIKNKEIINGGGFTSAADSDPDLGWVNDLLM